In the genome of Chiroxiphia lanceolata isolate bChiLan1 chromosome 5, bChiLan1.pri, whole genome shotgun sequence, the window TCTGATATTCAAATTGAGTGCAAATCCTGTCTCTAGGAAATCAACTTCTGTTGTAACGCaaccaaaattttttttcctgatagtaTACATAAAAAATGTTACTACTTTTTCTATTACaacaaaaaattacaggaaGGTGCTATATGACTTTCCCACATGAATTCTGAAAACACAAGTCATCAAATGCaatctttttccatttataGGAATTTTTGTAGTAAGTCTCCCTAAAAGCTACTTTAATGAGAGAACACTCATGCTATTGTTGGATTTTTGCCTGGATTTGCtagttcactttttttttaaaatgactgGTTCTTGGTTTTCAAAtttgagaggaagaaaggaaaatacgTAAGTGATACTATCCTGTTCAATCCCCAAAAAGTCAGGGTAGaacttggagagaaaaaaaccaccaaatgGGCAAGCTGAAACACATTCTAAGAGGCTATCATTAGTTTCATATTAATCCTTTTCTGAATGCTAGCAGTAAAAATAccaccaaagaaacaaatacttttaGCTCTTCAATAATGTTGGTCATTCCTCACTAGCTCAGAACTGTCTGCTCAAAAGCAAAAGACCAAAATTATAGAAAGTTGTGCTTGTTTCCTAGCTAATGCCCTCTAAGGATGAGGATTTCCTGTTCAAATTCCTGTACATTCAGGTTTCAATAATGTTAAGGTTGATAATCTAGCCACCCTTCCCCAAAAAGATATGAAGTAGAAGCACTATAACTAGAACACACCtcagaaaagtatttaaaaaacatttctttacagAATAGTTTTTCTTAATGGGACATGGAACACTAAAGTATTTACTCTGTACCCTTTCCAAAGGAGCAGTTTATTTTGAATTAGATTATGTACCAGGACAGGACAATTCActacaatgtatttttattttgaatatgaCTGTAAACAGACACAAATTTATACATAAGCAATAAATATATGAAACTGATACAGCTTTATAACATTGAGAAATGCTGGTTTCATAGTCTCTTGAATGGGCACTTTTACCTCTTTAGTGAAGATTTCAGTGGAGTTCTAGAGAAACGAATGtacaaaaccagaataatttAACTTAAGTCTGATTAAGTCATAAATATTGTGGGTTCACACTGTCTCAACTATGCAAACTACTTTCCTGagttctgaaatacaaaattagcAAGATAAAAGTCTGTAgacaaaaaaattgtattatcCCTGAGATCCACATTTCAATGAACGGCTATCAGGCTTATTAGATAATATGTGTAAGTACATCTATGGATAAACTGGATATTCCCTGATCCCAAGTACTTAACTCTGTGGATTTCATTAATTACTTTGGAGCTCTTGGTTCAGCAAACTTTGGGAAACAATGTCAGTGgcactgttaattttttttccctttgaaatgcAACGCAATACCAGACATATAATGTAATGCCTAACAGAGAACATTCTACAGAATAAAAGgttaaaatttgtttctaacagcaccaaaacaaacaaacaacccccaaacTAATACAGAGACTGATCACACCAGACTTGTAAATTAAATGATGGAAGAAGAATCTAACAGGAATATCTGTTAATAAGAACTTTAGTCTACATGTAGTTCAGTGACTTCAATGGCAGAACAAAGCGATACCAGTGATTTTAGGACATTTGAAAAGGCTGGAAATGAGGTCTAAGGAGAATATTTTCATGGGgtcaaagaaataaatgataGCACCAGCTGCTATGTAAATACCAGCTGCCTATAAATACAAGACAATGTTCTCAGTAGGGGATTCTTTACTAGTGTTTTCTGTAATGCTGTAGTAGCTAAGCTTCAGCTGTTGAAAATATACTCGGTGCTTTCCTGCACATAATAAAATACGTAGATCCCAACAGCAATTCTCACATTGAGAAGCCTGCACCATAAGCACAAAACCGTTCTGGTATACAATACATTATAGGAAGGTACATGTTTCTCTACTGAGAAATAAGTGATTAATTGTTCATTGTGGTACAAGTCCAtggaaaataatacaaaagGTAATAACAACAGAAACTTAAGTagtgaaaactaaaaatattagggtttttttccttaaatctaAACACTTTGCTTCAAATTCCGTAAATGAAAAGGATCTTTTAATAAATAAGCTGAATATAATCCTTaagttaagaaaatatttctttcctttttcaacaCAGTATGGCTTGCTCTCTAGCCTCTTTATTATAAGTTTGCCTTTCAGGCTAATCCAATGTCTGTTTAAATTAATGACATATCCTTAACATACACTGAAATCACATTATTTATAATAAAGTGCTTTTTCATCAATGAAAAACCTAAGTCCAAATTTACTTATCCCCCTTTTGGTAATCTCCTAAGTTATAGCTTTCTAAAGttattccttttgcttttgaagaTACTGTTATGTCAGGCACTACTGTTTCTAAAGCTGCTATTTCACGTTGCACTTTCAACAAGCTGCCATTGTACTGTATGCCTTCGAGAACCTTTTGCATGGCCATTGTATCAGAAACCGTTTTCAACATATTATTTTCCACAGTGAACAGCTGTGTTGTCAAGTCCTGTATCTTTTTCTCCATACCTAGCAATTCACTCGACAATCTAAGAATAGAATGAATAGCATTTTCAATTGCTGGCAAATGGGTCTTGCACTCCTCAATTTTAGGTTCATAGTTTGCAAGTTTCTGATTCAGGTCTGTGTCCTTGGCTACCAGACTATTCTGTTCTTCTTCTAGCTTTTCAACTGCCTTTGCATGCAAGTCCAACTTGTGTTCAACTCTAGAGAATTCATCATCTTCTTGCGTTTTTACTGTTCTAATATTTCTGGCTGTACTGTCTTCCAAATCTTTTACTCTTTCTGAAAGGGATTTAATTCTTTGGTCAACTTCATTAATTTGGGAAGTAACTTCTGTATGTATGAACTTTGCTTCAGATTTTAAACCACTAGTGTTTGCATTCATTTCATCCAAGCTTCTTCTCCAGGAATTTGTAACATTTTGGAACTTCTTATTAATGCTCTGCATCTTTAGAGAAAGAGTCTGTTCATTGTTCTGAATATCATTTATGATGTTATGAAGAGAAGATATTTCCTGCTCAAAATCAGTCATCACAGAGATGGATGAAGCAGCTTCTTGCAGGACACTTTCAGAAGACGCAAGCTGCATTTATAACACAAAACAATGTCTGTGTCTACTTAACAAAAGTAAGAATAGAAAAcaatttccatttatttaagAGAGGATAAAGTCCCTTAAAAGCCACTGTACTTGTTACAAAGGACctatatgatttttttcatatttcatctttaaaatattgttgATTAACCTATCAGGAAAAGCTCAAGTAAAAAGGTATGTCTATTGTTGCATTTCTATAGAATATATGCCGTTTTCTTTGTTGTCAATCCCTTGtttccatgtttgttttttgcGTGTAGAATACAGTAAATGCCATGCAACATTTTGCAATCTTAAGTGTAGCATATAAACATCCAAATTACATCATGTATAAGTGACATCATTCTGAGATCAGtgctaaaacaaaataactggCATAAGCCATGCTGTGATCCCATCATTATCTGTAAGGTATTGGGGATAATTTGGCAGTCAGCACAAGTTTTCTATTTGATAATGTCACacatcataatatttttttcattgttttattttcttatctatCACTTCATTATGTTTTCATGTTATTAGAACAGGTCTACTGCATAAAAATGCCtgtaaattttcttcaaatcaaCACATGTTGAAATCATACACAAAAAAGTACTGGTAGACTGAAGTACGTGCATCAAtgtaagtttttaaaaatagtttaaaaaataatactgagATAAAACCACTACATCTACATACATGAACAATGGCATGGATTGACTTGTTTTGTCACATGAAATATTCTCTAAAGGCCTATTCACAGGCAAGTAGAACACattatgaaaatttattttaaaacagaaaaattaacaaCAACAATGTAAAATGATGGTAAATGTTCACGAGAGATTTTCCAATTAAGATGTTAATGACTATTaccttttcagaaattaaatttactttattttccacatccaggattttttcagcttcttgctGTAAGAAATTGTACTTTCTTTCCATATCAGTAAATTGAACTGACTGCTGAAACAGAAACCTGCAAATTGCaagtaaataaacagaaaatgtaactACATAATTAGCAGATATTAAGTGTTCCAGGACCTGATTCACAGCAATTTGTTACTGGAGGGATTTCTATTCACAGAATCTGCTAGATCAATAcgtaagaggaaaaaaaacaatcaggATTTAATGAAGTTGATCTGTCTACATACTGGAGTTATCTTCCAAAAGAGgtaggaaaagaaggaaacatccataatgtcttcatttttacttcattttttacaCTGTACTgccatttaaacagaaaaaatgtccAGAGTACTGGCACAAGAAGACTGTTACACGCTCATGATGCATTGCCTCgcaatatattttattgatgAAGTAATATTTAACTGGTGGAAATAAACCACACGCACAGAAATCTGGACTTTCTTACAAAGCATCACAAAAGCATGCATAGAAGTCTTTGGATTTAGAAAGGCTAGTCAACGTTTAATTGTAACCACCCAAGAACATATGGCAGCAAAGCTTGTATAGCTACTGTAATGACGATGCCAGCTTTGAACAGGCAGTGGAGATCtcaattctgtattttatacatattCTAGATTCATTTACTGTGAACTTGGATGCTTTCTGAACTTTGTCTAATTAAAAAGGCAATGAGACAACCAAGCAAAACTCCCTGAATTTTGCTGGATGCTTATTAATCCCCAAACAAGGTCTTTTGAAGACTATGCAAGGGTCCTCTCTGTATTAGAACAATTTTATCCGGAACAACAGAGCTTACTTCAAATGCTTGTGCTTTCATAAATtgatatttataatttatggtaaattaattattatttacaatTAGAAgtttcaaaatacataaaatgttCTGTAAGATTAAGTTAGGCAATAAAAGCTATAGACAGATATATGCAAAAGAGACATAAACAGACATACATAAAACAGTAAGCAGAAGCAtaagtaataattttattctatGTTGTTCTGTTTCACAAAAATTTAGATACTGAAATCTAGGTGACGttaacataagaaaaaaatttatcttaattttcaGATTGATGTTTAGAGTGAATAACCTAAACTAATTTCTGGCACTAGATTTCTAAGAATTTCATCATATCATTTTTGCATGAAGCTCAGTTTCTGATGGAACTAAGGTACTGATGCTGCTAAGATATTCTAAAACGTCTTTAACGAAGGTATTTGGCTTTTACTTGAAGACTCCACCTGAGGAACAATTGCTGAGcaatttatttacagaaaactcTGTTTCATTTCTACTGTCTATTGACCTGCCAAATGAGCCTTGTTGTACTTATTGGCAGATTAAGCTGCTCTTCAGTTAGATGTAGTCTCCAAAGCAGGTACTTAAAATTCATGAGGAAGGCACCTTTTAAACATTCAGCATGATATAATAAATTGAGCTTCTATTATAACTTACTGTACACCCATATTTCCATGCTTGTGAATACTGCTATTCTTTTCTTGATCCTTCTGGCTTTAACAAGTTTATGCAGTCACTTAACCCAAGCATGGCATTCAAATATAAATCATACAGTCTGTGACTGAATACCATAtagaatacaaaagaaaatattaaaacccGCTTTAGAGGGTTACCTACCAGCTCACCACCAGGCAAACAGCAAGGGAAATTATGGTCAAGCTTGTCCGTGAGTCCATCCAAGAGGAACTCTGATTATTGCTCGTCCTGGGATTTGTCAGCTTCCCATAACTACTTTGCTTCTCAATGTTTTGTGAACCTTCATTGGTCTTAGACgaagaaataccttttttcctttgcttaacTTCAGacattttgtggttttaaaaagcagaagcaaaagagaaagctaggataaaaaacaaaccccaaaaggACTACTTAACTTCTAATCATTCTCAAACATAAACTTTCACCCTTAAAGTACACAAATACACCCctaaaaatgtttccttcagTGTTTACTATGTTTCTTAGTTATGTGCACTTTTGTAAAACGTCACAAGACTTTCATTCATTTTGCCTTCTATAGCATAGAGCCCACctttcatattttctaaaaCCAAACTCACTTTTCAAGCTTTAGCTAATTTCACCtttccagaaatatttcatctgGCATAgaataagtaattttaaag includes:
- the IKBIP gene encoding inhibitor of nuclear factor kappa-B kinase-interacting protein isoform X1, which translates into the protein MSEVKQRKKGISSSKTNEGSQNIEKQSSYGKLTNPRTSNNQSSSWMDSRTSLTIISLAVCLVVSWFLFQQSVQFTDMERKYNFLQQEAEKILDVENKVNLISEKLASSESVLQEAASSISVMTDFEQEISSLHNIINDIQNNEQTLSLKMQSINKKFQNVTNSWRRSLDEMNANTSGLKSEAKFIHTEVTSQINEVDQRIKSLSERVKDLEDSTARNIRTVKTQEDDEFSRVEHKLDLHAKAVEKLEEEQNSLVAKDTDLNQKLANYEPKIEECKTHLPAIENAIHSILRLSSELLGMEKKIQDLTTQLFTVENNMLKTVSDTMAMQKVLEGIQYNGSLLKVQREIAALETVVPDITVSSKAKGITLESYNLGDYQKGDK
- the IKBIP gene encoding inhibitor of nuclear factor kappa-B kinase-interacting protein isoform X3, producing MSEVKQRKKGISSSKTNEGSQNIEKQSSYGKLTNPRTSNNQSSSWMDSRTSLTIISLAVCLVVSWFLFQQSVQFTDMERKYNFLQQEAEKILDVENKVNLISEKLASSESVLQEAASSISVMTDFEQEISSLHNIINDIQNNEQTLSLKMQSINKKFQNVTNSWRRSLDEMNANTSGLKSEAKFIHTEVTSQINEVDQRIKSLSERVKDLEDSTARNIRTVKTQEDDEFSRVEHKLDLHAKAVEKLEEEQNSLVAKDTDLNQKLANYEPKIEECKTHLPAIENAIHSILRLSSELLV